The genomic stretch GCCGTTGGTTTCTCGCCATTTGTCTCAACTTGGGCCCACTCACCATGGGCTGGATCAAAGATGTGTACATCATCCACTTCCTCTCCAGCGAAGCCATACACAACCCATATTTTTCCTTGGACCTCTAGCAGGCCCGCCCCACCCCTCCCCTTCAAGTTGTCACCCGGATTTGGGTATTGGATCCACTTTTGATCAACGACATTGTAGGCCCATAGATCATTGAGGCGGCCGGCAACACCACATCCGCCGAAGATGTATATGTTGTGGTCATCGGAGGTGACTGAGTGGTAACTCCGGTGAGGGGGCCCGGTGTCCCCACTTGAAATTAGAGTCCACTTGTGTATGGATGTGTCAAAGGAATAGAGCTCATTGAGCTCATTATGTTCATAATCCCTACCTCcaaatacataaataatttcTCCAACAGTTACCAATGTCACACCAACACGTGGCGGTGGGACATCCCCGGTTCCTTCAGTCACATACCATGTCTGCTCCTTGACATCGAACACATGGAGCTTGTTGTCTACCGGGACACGTGGCGTGAATTCACCTCCGAAAACATAGGCCTTCTGTCCTACTAGGGTAATGGCATGTGAGCTTCTAGCTCCAGGACCAGTCCCCTTTTGATCAAGCTGACACAATGATACAGTATTACTAATTGGACAAATGCAGAAGAAACTTTCAGGGGTTTGATGCATCTAACCAAGTAAATGGAAACAAGCAAATAATATGTTAAAATTGGTGGGGAAATGGAAGTCATGCTAGCATCAAAGTCACATGTTGCCACAAACTATATATCAATTCGGATCACAGTACATGTTATAATCTGATGATACATATGAGATTTTGCGTTATCATCCGGTGAATACATTGACGTAATGAGTGAGATATTCATCCGGGTGTTCAAAATTTTCCTCTGTGGTAGATCTAAACATGTAAAGAGTCTTATCTCAAAATCTCTCAAATGATGAATATAGAGTGGTAAGTTAGGATTAAGATAAGTTAAAAGTTTGATTCTGTTTAGCATCACCAAAAATAGTGTATCTAAAGTCTGATCCAATCTATTAAAACATAGTATAGTTGTAACCTCTACATCAAATCATGAAGATTTTCAAGtattttcattgattttaaGTAAGGATGGAGATAACCAAGATAAGCTGATTATGTAAAAAGATCCAATCTTTAACCCTAAAACTATATAGGAAGATTTTAGGTAAAATTTTGAGTGAATTATAAAGAATTTTGCTGGAGTTGAACtgatttttagaaatttcattaaaaattttgagtggaTTGCCTCAAAATTTTAAGGAAGAGAGATGAAATTTGTGAATACTTAAAATGcgcaatgaattttttttaattctctcGAATTCCccaacttttaaaatttttttaaaattaatttttaattgaatacacctagaacgttataaactcttttaaaatctt from Pyrus communis chromosome 7, drPyrComm1.1, whole genome shotgun sequence encodes the following:
- the LOC137739158 gene encoding thiohydroximate-O-sulfate sulfur/sulfate-lyase (nitrile-forming) NSP5-like, which produces MSLVQGKWIKLDQKGTGPGARSSHAITLVGQKAYVFGGEFTPRVPVDNKLHVFDVKEQTWYVTEGTGDVPPPRVGVTLVTVGEIIYVFGGRDYEHNELNELYSFDTSIHKWTLISSGDTGPPHRSYHSVTSDDHNIYIFGGCGVAGRLNDLWAYNVVDQKWIQYPNPGDNLKGRGGAGLLEVQGKIWVVYGFAGEEVDDVHIFDPAHGEWAQVETNGEKPTARSVFSTVAIGKYIIIYGGEVDPSDLGHLGAGKFVAEVYALDTETLLWKKWDDGLGSGHHPGPRGWCAFARGQWEGKEGLLVYGGNSPTNDRLGDIHFFTPYLENGK